From the Drosophila suzukii chromosome 2 unlocalized genomic scaffold, CBGP_Dsuzu_IsoJpt1.0 scf_2c, whole genome shotgun sequence genome, one window contains:
- the LOC139354515 gene encoding myb/SANT-like DNA-binding domain-containing protein 1, which translates to MEVLLIDIWQENIEELRGARKNVHIYMEMAQTLMDAGIDVSYKDVRTKIENLTKNYRQEKSKMGPSGGAPSSWQHYQLVHSFLGAYRIYNMEQNTLENENTREYFVELLDVVSDDREASTCSGSQRSGSTAPPAKRAKVDHKSELVEIA; encoded by the exons ATGGAGGTCCTGCTCATCGATATTTGGCAGGAGAACATCGAGGAGTTGCGGGGAGCTAGAAAAAATGTCCATATATACATGGAGATGGCCCAGACCCTAATGGATGCTGGGATTGATGTGTCCTACAAGGACGTCCGAACAAAAATAGAGAACCTGACCAAAAATTACAG GCAGGAAAAAAGTAAAATGGGGCCAAGCGGTGGCGCTCCTTCCTCGTGGCAGCATTATCAGTTGGTCCACTCGTTTTTAGGCGCATACCGCATCTACAACATGGAGCAGAACACCTTGGAGAACGAGA ATACTAGGGAATACTTTGTGGAGCTCTTGGATGTAGTCTCAGATGACAGGGAAGCCTCTACCTGCAGCGGCAGTCAACGCTCAGGCAGCACTGCGCCCCCTGCTAAGCGCGCAAAGGTGGACCACAAGTCGGAGCTTGTGGAGATAGCTTGA